The following is a genomic window from Patescibacteria group bacterium.
CAGAAATTCGGCCAGCTTTACGGTGGCAATTGGCGGGCAATGTGGAGACAATTCTTAGATTTAACGGGCGACGAAGTGCTCGATGACGGACATCATTTTGAGAATCGCGAAAATTTTTGTCTTCATCAAGATAAGTTGCGCATCTTGGATTACGGCAGTCGCGCTACGCAGAAAATAGTTGCCCAATACGGTGAAAAGATACACAATAATTTTGATCCGAATAAAATTTAACGGGTGTTTGAATTCAAGGTTCATCCGCCCGTTTTTTTAATTCAATATAGCGAGCATTGAAAAATTTCCGTTAAAGCACGCAGCGCACCGCCGCCGCTGGCGGGGCAAGGAAACCGTGTCCCGCCAGCGGCGGGGCTAGGCTTCCTAGCGGAGTGATAGGAAATTTTTACTGCGAGCAGTTTTTCTTGTCCCGTCATTTTTGCGGGATGCGCCACTTTTTTTAAAAAAAGTGGCAAAGATTTTTGAAATAATGTCAGGAATAGACCCACCCCCCAACTTCGCTCCGCGACGGAGCTTCGTTGGGCAAGCTGTCTTTTTAAGAAAGGCCACCCTTGCCCTGCCGAAGCTTCAGCGTAGGCGGGCCTCCCGGGGAGGGGAATTATTAGCTTTGACTTTTCCCCCAATTATTCCTATAATCAATATTACTAAAACTAATTAACCAATTAACTAATCAACTAATTTTATGCCATTGATACCAACAGTCATTGAAAAAGCCGGAAATTACGAGCGCGCTTATGATATTTATTCGCGTCTCTTAAAGGATCGGATCATCTTTTTGGGCGAGCCGATCGACGACCATGTCGCCAATATCGTCATTGCCCAGCTTTTGTTCTTGGATGCGGAAGGAAGCGACAAGGATATCAAATTCTATATCAACTGCCCGGGCGGAGCGGTGACTTCCGGTTTGGCGATCTATGACACGATGCAATACATCAAAAGCAACGTTTCGACGATCTGCGTCGGCATGGCCGCTTCGATGGCGGCGATGCTTTTGGCGGCCGGAACCGCAGGCAAGCGTTTTGCTTTGCCGAATAGCGAAATAATGATCCATCAGGTTCTGGGCGGCGCCGAAGGCCAGGCCTCGGACATCAAGATCCGCGCCGAGCATATCCTGAAGATGAAGGAAAAGATGAATGTCTTGCTGGCTTTCCATACCAAGCAGGATATTAAGACGATCGAAAAAGATACTGACCGCGATTACTTTATGAGCGCGGAAGAGGCGAAGAAATATGGTATAATTGATAAAGTGATTAAGAAATAGTTATTTGGTTAATTAGTGAATTAGTTAATTAGTTTACACTCATCGGGCTTTAATATTTTATAGTTCTCTGAGGCTAAATCAAGATTTCCCTTTTTAAAATTATCGAACTTATTTACTTTACAACTAATTAACCAATTAACTAATCAACTAATAAACCATGTTAGAACTTACCGACGCAAATTTTGAGAAGGAGGTGATAGAAACTTCTAAGGCTAAACCAGTCGTCGTCGATTTTTACGCCACCTGGTGCGGCGTCTGCAAAATGATGGCGCCAATCTTCGAAGAAGTGGCCAACGAGACCGGCGACAAAGTTATTTTTGCAAAAGCCAACGCCGAAGAAGTACCGCTCGCGGCGGAAAAATTTGAAATTCTTTCCCTGCCGACGA
Proteins encoded in this region:
- the clpP gene encoding ATP-dependent Clp endopeptidase proteolytic subunit ClpP, with product MPLIPTVIEKAGNYERAYDIYSRLLKDRIIFLGEPIDDHVANIVIAQLLFLDAEGSDKDIKFYINCPGGAVTSGLAIYDTMQYIKSNVSTICVGMAASMAAMLLAAGTAGKRFALPNSEIMIHQVLGGAEGQASDIKIRAEHILKMKEKMNVLLAFHTKQDIKTIEKDTDRDYFMSAEEAKKYGIIDKVIKK
- the trxA gene encoding thioredoxin, with protein sequence MLELTDANFEKEVIETSKAKPVVVDFYATWCGVCKMMAPIFEEVANETGDKVIFAKANAEEVPLAAEKFEILSLPTIALFKDGKVIKSISGPQAKEMLLELIK